The following are encoded together in the Tripterygium wilfordii isolate XIE 37 chromosome 18, ASM1340144v1, whole genome shotgun sequence genome:
- the LOC119983986 gene encoding cytochrome P450 71A9-like — translation MNLQAFFLIILAFIVPYVIFLSIKQTQRRQRLPPGPYRLPIIGNLHQLAGFNHRSLKLLSNKHGPLMFLQLGSFPSIVISSANRAKEIFKTHDRIFSSRPIFYTAKKLTYDCSNVSFSPYGDYWKEVRKIVTTELFSASKVQSFRAVREEEIELMMGSIEMSSGAVNLSELTHSLSNNIVCRVAFGKKLERNGRDGSSRSFHRLLHEIQKLAVEVSVSDFFPWMEWLNKVNGLEARVKKHFRELDKVFDQILEEHLDPKRPKSDHGDLVDALLRFQNDPAQSIALTDNHVKAIFADVFTAGTDTSAATLTWTMTELMRNPSVMKRAQEEIRREVKGKKVEEKDLSQLMYLKSVLKESFRVHPPAPLLVPRETLESCRIGDYEIPANARVFINAGAISMDPKSWESPNEFRPERFMGSSVDFRGQHFELIPFGVGRRICPGMNFAVQLIELALANLLYRFDWFLPKNMTKEDLDLEEESGITMHKKIPLHLIATPAIL, via the exons ATGAATCTCCAAGCCTTCTTCCTCATCATACTAGCCTTCATTGTTCCTTATGTGATCTTCTTATCCATCAAACAGACACAGAGGAGGCAGAGGCTCCCTCCTGGACCTTACAGGCTACCCATCATAGGAAACCTGCACCAACTAGCTGGCTTCAATCATCGATCCCTTAAACTCCTCTCCAACAAACATGGACCACTCATGTTCTTGCAACTGGGTTCATTTCCTTCTATTGTAATCTCTTCAGCCAATAGAGCAAAAGAGATCTTCAAAACCCATGACCGTATATTCTCCAGCAGACCAATTTTTTATACTGCGAAGAAGCTTACTTATGACTGCTCTAATGTCAGTTTTTCTCCATATGGGGATTACTGGAAGGAGGTCAGGAAGATTGTTACTACAGAACTATTTAGTGCAAGTAAGGTCCAATCTTTCAGGGCAGTGAGGGAGGAAGAGATTGAACTCATGATGGGCTCAATTGAGATGTCTTCAGGTGCTGTGAATCTCAGTGAATTGACACACTCTCTGTCGAATAACATCGTGTGCCGCGTCGCGTTTGGTAAGAAATTGGAGAGAAATGGACGTGATGGATCAAGCAGATCTTTCCATAGACTGCTTCATGAAATACAGAAGTTGGCTGTAGAAGTTAGTGTGTCAGATTTCTTTCCATGGATGGAGTGGCTTAACAAAGTCAACGGCCTTGAAGCAAGGGTAAAAAAACATTTTAGAGAGCTAGACAAGGTCTTTGATCAAATACTAGAAGAACATCTTGATCCCAAAAGGCCTAAATCGGATCATGGTGATCTTGTAGATGCTCTGCTTCGATTTCAGAACGATCCGGCTCAATCCATTGCCCTTACTGACAATCATGTCAAGGCCATTTTCGCG GATGTGTTTACCGCGGGGACTGATACATCAGCGGCCACGCTGACATGGACAATGACAGAGTTGATGAGGAATCCATCAGTGATGAAGAGAGCACAAGAGGAGATAAGGAGAGAAGTCAAGGGAAAGAAAGTGGAGGAGAAGGACCTTTCGCAACTAATGTACCTGAAGTCAGTGTTGAAGGAGTCCTTCAGAGTCCATCCGCCAGCACCACTGCTAGTGCCAAGAGAGACATTAGAGAGTTGCAGAATTGGAGATTATGAAATTCCTGCAAATGCAAGGGTGTTCATAAATGCAGGGGCAATATCCATGGATCCCAAATCGTGGGAAAGCCCAAATGAATTTCGACCGGAAAGATTCATGGGTAGCTCAGTTGACTTCAGAGGACaacattttgagttgattcCGTTTGGGGTTGGTCGAAGGATTTGTCCTGGAATGAACTTTGCAGTCCAGCTGATTGAACTCGCACTCGCAAACCTCTTGTATCGATTTGACTGGTTCTTGCCTAAGAACATGACCAAagaggatttggatttggaagaAGAATCTGGGATtacaatgcacaagaaaattccTCTGCATCTGATAGCTACCCCTGCGATACTGTAA